DNA sequence from the Armigeres subalbatus isolate Guangzhou_Male chromosome 1, GZ_Asu_2, whole genome shotgun sequence genome:
TGACCTGCGGGTTGGGATCCTAGCAGGAACCATAATATTGCGAAAGGCTGCTCCGGATGCTTATAAGAAACAACGCAGGAGGGTGGATGTGGTGGATACAAAGTCGTGTGTTTGCGTGCATCCGTGCGTGGGTGGTGTTGGCTCTAATCGTTGTTTAGATGTCCAGTGGATGTGATGACTATTGTTCAGATAATAAAACTGCAAATTTACCCCGCAGTGCTGTGTTGATGTTTGTTGTGAGATTTATGAGCAATATTTattgatttgataattgttttAGTGCGTGGGAACCGACAAACATCAGATCGTTTGGGTTTGGTATCTAAATGGAGCTGATGCATTATTCGTCACTTCGATTTGCATATGTAATTATTATTCAACAGTTCTGTACAATTCCGCCATAATTACGACTCACAAAACACGTGTGTGTGAAGTATTTAAATGATTAGATGTCTTCTTTACCACCGCATTGCAAACACCCGCAATTCCACAAAAAGCTCAACAAGTATATCCATCACCATCACAACCGGTGTGGGTTGAGGATGGCTTGAATGTGCAATCCGATTGTTAGCTTGCTGCACATCCACACCGCTACGAGCAATTAAAGTGGGATGGAAATTGTAGAATTGTATTCCCCCGTACGCTCGCCAGCAGCTCTACCGGCGGCGTCCCGTATACCGAGCGTGTCGACCGCAAGCGCATTTTTCACTATTTCTATCTTTCCGGGTATCATGAGTTGATATAAATGCAATGAgtgctgatgatgatgagaCGGAAACCAGCATTCTGAAGCACTCACGGCTTGATTTCCCATCCTGCCTGAGATGGAAGCATCAAGAAGGAATGAATACGACGTCAAGAGACTGCGGTAGGGGATGCCTTCACCAGTGGCGTAACGAAGCATTTGTCAGAGACCCTGCTCTAAAAATTTAAGCCCTAAGTAAATTCAAACCTTTAATTCatagggaagggtcgtttggtcgaataagtcatttggctgaataggtcatttggccgaataggtattTGGCACGAGTAGGTCATTATGCCGAATAATTCATTTGGCCCGAGtaggtcattaggtcgaataggtaatttggccgaataactcatttggtcgaatatgtcaTTATGTACGGCTAaggtgggccctccttagcaagactatgctaagggtggctgggttcgattctcggtgccggtgtaggcaattttaggtttggaaatcgtctcggtttccctgggcataaaagtatcatcgtgttagtgatatacgaatgcagaaatggtaacttggcttagaaacctcacagttaatagctgtggaatTGCTTGAtgaactgcgaggcggcaatgtgggggatgtaatgccaatgaagaagaagaaggtcatcatgtcgaataggttatttggccgaatggatcatttggccgaatggatcatttggccgaataggtcatttagctcgaattggtcatttggctcgaataggtcattttgccgaataggccattttgccgaataggtcattcagcCGAATTAGTCATCtagcccgaataggtcattatgccgaataagtcatttggtcgaataggtcatttggccgaacaggtcatttagccgagtaggtaatttggccgaataggtcatttgaccgaataggtctgTTTGCGCACATACAACGTTCGGACTGATTACGCGGCATCATAAAAAGGTGCGCGGTGATATTGCCACTAAGAATAGTCACATGTTCACGGTCACTGAAACACTCTATATTTCTCAAGACAAACTACAACTTGTGCTTATTATAACAAACGAACGAGCTACCGAACGCGATGGTTTATTGATATCAACTGCTTTCGTCTGCTCTGCTGCTTCTATACCGTATAGATGGTTCGAGCGATCGAGAGACGATCGGCACTATCTCTTCTACGTCTACCTAGTTGGATATGGATGTGTAGATAACAACTAATTGTGGCTAAGAAGAGAGTGAGTGACCCCGCGCCTAGGGTGGCCACTTTGAAACCTACGGATTTCAAATCTAGTTACTTGCGAATTTCTTGAATAATAATCTTACTGACTAGTATAATTCAATTTTATATTCACACTTCGATTTGCTGCTGCTTTATGACGGTGTGACGATGTGATGTTCATCTTCGACAATTGATCTGGAATGTTGCTTGCAACATGGCTGGCTTACAGTATTTCTTCTACGGATTCTCCGTGATCTCGGCGGACTACTTCTTCGGTGGGTTTGGTTGTTTTGCGACTTGATAGATGACGACGATTCACTTCGATGGATGGTACGAAGTCGTATGCGGCACGGCTGGTGAGTTTTCTTGTTGCACCGGATATCAGCTTTGCTTCTTGACGGGACTGACGGATGTCTTAATGTATTCTGTGATGCAGCGACTTGATTGATGACGACGATTTGGTAGTGTGCTTCCGTGGCCACCTTCAGCATTCACTCGATTCTTTATTCGGATGACGGACATCGATTGATGGTGGAGTGGTTAGTTGGGCTTGGGTGCCTTGTGATTGTCCTCGACGTCGACGGGGAAACGGGCATCATTCGCTAGAACATATGAGAGggtgtttttttaaatggatTGAAGAGATCAAAAATAACTTCCCTGACAAGCTCATCTACCATCACCAAAGCATGCGTGTACCTCGGAACGTTGGACTTCAAAGGGGAACAATAGACTGATGACGACTTGGCTTCAGATATAGCAGTGTCCCGGGGATCCGGGACCGGGTAGAACAACGGCTAAACTTCGATTACTTTTTGCAAAAATGAATGGAAAACAAAGACTTACTGGAATGCGGAGGCCACTGGGACCTCCGAGGGTGCCGAAGCACCACCGGTGGAGGCGAATTATGCCTCATCATTGGAAGAATTGTCCCATATCGGAAGTATGCAAATCTTCGAGATTGCTCTACGGTATACCCCACTGCTAGTCCGCACGTCTACCACACGGATGTTGTCATCAGAGCCTCGGAACATTTCGGTTACTCGACCCAGGTTCCATTTCAGCTGCGGAAGCTGCTCGTCCATCAATAGAACCATTGTTCCAACAGTTATGTTGTCTCGTCGCCTTGTCCACTTCATCCAACTGTGCAGGTCGGAACAGTACAGTGTGGTCCACTTCTTCCAGATTCACTGAGTATACGCTCTAGCTCGCTGCCAGACGGCTTGTTGGAATATTCACCAAAACAAGGTTCAGCGATAGCTGTCAACGGACGTTGCACCAGGAAGTGTCCTGGAGTAAGGACTTCGAAGTCTCCAGGATCATTACTGATTGGAGTAAGCGGTCTAGAGTTCAACATTGCCTTAATCTGAGTGAGAACTGTCTGCATCTCGTCGTACTGCAACGTTCGCGATCCCATGATCTTTTTGAAAGTGGTCTTGAAGCTCTTCACGGCTGCTTCCCATAGACCACTGAAGTTTGGAGACCTTGCTGGGATGAATTTAAATTCAACACCCTCAGCTGCGGCATTGCATGCCACAGAGTTCTGAAAGTGCTCCTGCTCGAAAAGATTTAACAGTCGTCGAAGTTCACGCTTGGCCCCGACGAAGTTCTTAGCATTGTCGCACATTATCAAAACCGGACGGCCTCGACGAGCAAAGAAACGTTTAAGTGCCGCCAGGAATGCCTCAGTGGTGAGATCTGCGACAAGCTTGACGTGGATTGCCTTCTCAACGAGGCACACAAATACAGTAACAAAGCATTTCACAGGATGACTTCGACGCTGCGGGTAGGACACCAAGAAAGGTCCACAATAGTCCCCACCAACCTTCTGGAACGGGGGAGCGGGGTTCACCCTATCCGACATGAGTTCTGCTATTAATTGCTCATGACATCTGGGTTTTATACGGAAGCAGGCGACGCATTCACGCAAGACCTTCCGTACCAGTTTTCGTATGTTAGGGATCCAAAACCTTTCTCTGGTGCTAGCAATGACAACTTGTTGTCCGGAGTGAAGCATCTTCAAATGATAGTAGCGGATTACCAGCGGAGCGAGAGGATGACGATGGTCGATGGTCATTGGATGCTTCCGATTCTCGGATACAGCAACGCTCCGGAGCTGGCCACCAATGCGAAGTATTCCACCCTGCAGCGTGGGATTCAATGACGATTTAAATGTGCAACTTCTTCGGTCACGGGCCAGAAGTTTCGTTCTTGTCGCATCCAAACTGATCCGTTAAACCAAAGTAATTAGTACTCCAATTGAGAGGCTGATAAGCCGCGCGAAAGAACATCGGTTGGGTTTTTTATTCCTGCGACATGATTCCATAAACCACCTTTCGTCAGGTGCTGGATCTCAGACACTCTGTTCGCGACAAAAGTTTGCCATCGCGATGGAGTCGACGCAATCCAAAATTTAACAATGTTGGAatagtttttattggaattgaacCATCGCGGAATGTTGATGGATGCACCAAGGTTCCTGCGATACTTCAACCAAAATGCTTGAAGGTTTTCAGGAAGCAAATCGTTCCAACTgacttgtatttttttttatttctttatttgagtgatttttaagtaaagtacaaagttcatcacttaactGACTTGTAGTTTCCACAACGTTTGGGTGAAAATCTTGGCTCACGGGTCCATTCAAACCCAATGGATCAAACAATTTGGATGCATCGGAAACAAGAGTCCTCTTCGTCACCTCTGTTGTCGTACTCCACTTTGGAACAGTTAAGCTGAAATCATCGGCGGAAGGGCACCAGACAAGGCCTAGTGTTTTGACAGTAGCTGTTGGCGGCGGAGGATCCATCTCGAATACTTCTCGATCGATGCGGCTGCAGTTCGGCTAGGACTTCTGCACAGTTTGAGTTCCATTTACGTAACGAGAATCCAGCTGAGTCTGTCAGGCTAACCATTTCTGTGACTAGCTTCTAGCCTTCCTCTGGACTGTCGACGCCCGTGATCATGTCTTTCCGCAGCACCTGTGCTGCTACTGGATGTGTGAAGTCTCCATCTCCTGCTAGTTGAACTAGACAACGAGTAGCGAGAAACGGAGTGGATGCGGTGCCGTATGTAAAAGTTGTGAGTTGATAAGTCTGGATGGGTTGCTCTGAAGACTTCCTCCATAGAACAAGCTGCAACTTCTGGTCACGTGATCACATTCTTACCATTCGGTACATATTTGCTACGTCAGCGACGATACCAACTCGACGCAGTCGGAATCGAGCGTGAAAAGAGATGAGATCATCCTAGACTACGGGACCGACCATCAACCCATCATTGAGTGAAGCGCCTAATGTGGTGTTGCACGATGCGTCAAACACAACGCGCAATTTGGTCATTGTGCTGTCCGTCTTCAGAACAGCGTGGTGCGGCATATAATAGCACATCTATCCGGACAGTTCTGCTTCGCTCACTTCCTTCATATGAccctttaacgagtattcctcCATAAATTGACAGTACAATTTTTTTCCGCTGCGGAGGTAGCTTTGTTCGGTTCAACTGATTGAAAATCAGCGCAATGATTCTTCAGAAAGGTCACCAGTCCGATCCTTCGAGTTATGCGAAGTTTCCCAGTCGTAACCCAATCAAAGGGTTACGCCATCGAGCTTTAAGCACACCATGTGCACCAGAACCTGTGCTCCAGCCGTCGGCACTTTCTCCCATCTTCTGCAGCATTTGGAGATTCTTCTCAAAGTCACTGACAAGCTGGTTCAGTGCTTCGTAGTTTTCCTAGCGCATGGATTCGATGGAGAAGATAGCATCGAGATAGGCCTTCACTATCAGCTTCTTGTTGTGGTATCGTTCCTCAAGTGCAGCTCAAGCCACGACGATCGCAGGTAGGTGAATTTGTCCATGTCGGTGAGTTCACGGCTCCCGTGAATCAGGCTTTGGAAAGCATTCCGATAAGATACCCAATCTCGAAGTTTGCCACTGaatgttcattcatttatttagtctacatctatacagataacactgaatcaacaatttgacgccacaatacacggttcgaggccgcatctctccatcctcgaatacgccccacgctcgccaagtcgttctgcacctggtctgcccatctcgctcgctgcgctccacgtcgtctcgtacctgccggatcggaagcgaacaccatctttgcagggttgctgtccggcattcttgtaacatgccctgcccatcgtacccttccggctttagctaccttctggatactgggttcgccgtagagctgggcgagctcatggttcattcttcgccgccacacaccgtcttcttgtacaccgccaaagatggtcctaagcacccgtctctcgaatacccgagtgcttgcaagtcctcctcgagcattgtccatgtttcatgtccgtagaggactaccggtcttattaacgtcttgtacatgacacatttggtgcggcggcgaatcttttcgaccgcagtttcttctggagcccgtagtaggcccgacttccacagatgatgcgccttcgtatttcacgactaacgttgttgtcagccgttagcaaggatccgaggtagacgaattcctcgaccacctcgaaggtatccccgtctatcgtaacactgcttcccaggcgggccctgtcgcgctcggttccgcccacaagcatgtactttgtctttgacgcattcaccaccagtccaacttttgttgcttcacgtttcaggcgggtgtacagttctgccacctttgcaaatgttcggccgacaatgtccatgtcatccgcgaagcaaataaattgactggatctgttgaaaatcgtaccccggctgttacacccggctctccgcatgacaacttctagcgcaatgttgaacaacaggcacgaaagtccatcaccttgtcttagtccccggcgcgattcgaacgaactgtgagagatcttcacacagttttgcacaccacccaccgttgctttgatcagtctggtaagctttccagggaagctgttctcgtccataattttccatagctctacgcggtctat
Encoded proteins:
- the LOC134206127 gene encoding uncharacterized protein LOC134206127, giving the protein MSDRVNPAPPFQKVGGDYCGPFLVSYPQRRSHPVKCFVTVFVCLVEKAIHVKLVADLTTEAFLAALKRFFARRGRPVLIMCDNAKNFVGAKRELRRLLNLFEQEHFQNSVACNAAAEGVEFKFIPARSPNFSGLWEAAVKSFKTTFKKIMGSRTLQYDEMQTVLTQIKAMLNSRPLTPISNDPGDFEVLTPGHFLVQRPLTAIAEPCFGEYSNKPSGSELERILSESGRSGPHCTVPTCTVG